Part of the Uloborus diversus isolate 005 chromosome 2, Udiv.v.3.1, whole genome shotgun sequence genome, CtcaaagcaaaatgaaaattgttcCATTAAAGGACGAACAAATTATGTAGCTAACAAATCTAAATAAGCATAGAAAATGAATAAccattttttcactttaaaaagaaagtaatgcaATATTTTACACGATGTACCAGTAAATTAgtgtcttaaaaataaaatgaattaaaactgagctATCCTTTTTAACAATGGTTCATCCTTCAGAGGAAGTCCAAACAACCCCCTATCGTTTGACAACTGGTGAGGTTCTACAGATTAAAGGCGtcatttttttcactgttttttatctctcattttaattatttcctattccttctttttaaactcaattatactgataataataataagaagaagagtAAGAAgaacagcaataataataataataataataataataataataataataataataataataataataatagagcaCATAATTAAAAACAACAGCAAACATTACTGTCAACTGGGATTATTGGCCAACTTTAGGTACCGTTGGCTCAACAAATGAAAAATCAATCAGCACTGCTAGCAATGATTAACTCAAGTCAGTGTTGTCTTGACTAAGCAACATGGATAACGTCGACTTTCGCAGGAGATCGACCCGAAATATTTGGTCTTTCGTCAACGTTTTTTGTATGTACAGTTGTAcatgaggagtaatttatcaaaaggtaaAATatccacttttcaaaaaaaaatcgttttttagcattttctatATCTTTCAGATGAACTTAATCAAATCCCCTAGTCTCTGGAATCAAAAGTGGGACACATCCATAGTTAATTAAAGGGCAAAGTTCGACTTTTCAATCAAAAGGTAACTAATCCGACCCCAACAATTTTTTTCAGGTTATTTTAAACTAAAGGGAGCATGTCTGAACTAAATCTGtagaatgaaaacattttttttaaaagagcgCGCATCCGAAATCTCCGAATTTCTAATTGGTGTTCTTCGAAAGTGGACAAAATATCCGCTAGGTGACAGATGATTTTTTGTATGATTCATGGAAAAGACAAATTTTACTACCGTTAGAGTGCATTTAGTCTTCTTCATCAAATGTGTCATTAGATAAGCTTTTAAGACTGTGAAGACGATGGAAAATGTTTCGACGAAGAGGACACTGCTATAGATGTCTAGTTTGACCAACAAACGGATTTTCAGAAAATGGACTATTTTTTCCTCTTAGCAAATATACTGTACCTTTATTACCTTacagtgttttaaaaatgaatttttttttcagcgttGAGAATTTTACCCAAACAAGTTAGTACAAATTATTCTGTGTGAAACTTtcgaatattgtttttttttttaaatcggtgtCTCAGAGGAGAACTTCTTGCTTTTGTTACTATTTACCTTTGTTCTAATTTGCTACATCATTTGACAACCTTACTATAACATTTTATGAAAGAGTACAATCATGAACACCTATTAAgtaaaaagctataaaaaaaaatcttactacgAAAAAAATACCACGAATGAAGTACATAAATGTATGATGATAAAACTTCAATTGTTCCATTAGGCTCATGAACACTTGATCTACTAATTTCAGGTTCAAGTACTTCGATATGAGGACCCGACGTAGTGACGCAATAGTTTTGATGAAGTTGGAGCTACCAACACTTGGGTTTTCGTTCAAAAAGGCACATCatcaagttttttaaacaaaaaggcaCATATCCCAAATTTGAATCATGAtatatattcctgttttttttttttttttttttaatataataaaaactatttttatgctaGTTTAATTCGTTTTCTCACTtcctgaacatttttgaaaaatggatatgttcccttttgataaattactcttCACATGTTGATATTCATCGGTTAATGTATTTACTAGATTTCGAACTTTCCGGTAACGTATACATTTGAATACGTATACTAACAAATAAAAGATAATTATCTTATATGCctactagctgcgttgctcggctttacccggtctaccttgaaaataaaaattgtgtcaaatgatgtatattcaacaattaagtttaaatagcagaaaaaaaatcatgaaaagttTCCCTTTCAAACAATAACAACcgaagaaattaaaataagaaagatggatttaaaaagcattgtcatagaaacacaaaataaaataagtttatgaaaaaagtgagaaagatggaaagaaacaatAATTCAAAAAGGGTAACCGtgaaaacgcgaaaataaaatggttaacagcTTAAATGCAGATGTGATTTCTCGAACTTGTTTTAAAAAGACTTATAACTtcttttcctttggagatagaagcttagttttgcGACCATGGGTCGAGATGGATCTGAAGTAAAAAGTGTCGCTATTCcattggtgtcaaaaagaaaaccgtaggacaattccttcgctttttattcatagatttaatgaagaaattagggcttaaatttcagctaagcctaaaaacacaatcgaactaaaaacgcaaataattcccgccgtagttaagttagagcattgaaataaactgcgcggaaaattctaccctttctaacgatatgtaatattaatatgtgcaaggaACTTTTCACCCCCAATTTTTgggaatttatgcgaaaattatgcctaaattaaaataaaaaaaagaactcttcATCGATTTTTTTCGTACTGGTTTGCAAACCTTTTCGGTGCTAaatgaaagaaactgaaaatttcggCGAAATCGGTGGAATGGTTCTTGAGTTCTGTgcgttcacacaaacagacggcttttggagacttcattttatacaatGTAGAGATTTTAGTACTGACAATCTTTTTTCGTTAGTTGGGGCAAAGATACCCCAGTTGAAACTATCACTTATGATTTGAGAACTAAAAGGTCAGATTTCTGTAATCATTTTGAAGAGGTAAACTCAGTCACATAGAGGATAATTACTCTAAACTATCTCATATAGGTAAGTCAGTTATGTGTTGTCGCTAATTGTTAATAGTCCCTCAAATACATAATTCTCCCCTGTATCTAGTAATCAGATCTCACGTAGCTTCTTCAAACTACAATTGATGAGTGCAGTGAAATGGAATGTATACGTCACCGTGAAAGTtcgaaatctggtaaatgtttACATTATCCGGTGAATATCAAGATGTACAATTGCACATACCAAGACTTCGACGAAAGACCGAATAATTCGGTTCGATCGCCGGCGAAAGTCGACATTCTCTAATTTGAGTGTATCATGGtgacatatatacatacatacaaataACTTGACGTTTTTATTTGAATTCAATAGTGTAATTTAACAGTAATAAAGATTCAAAATTATCTGCGCAGTCACggtacattacaataaaaaattgagttttctACGCACAAAACATGAAACTCGGCTttggattttaattttgattacTTATTAACCGAGCTTGCATAAATATTGACTCAATCAAGTTTCAAAAGtaaggaataaataaagaagCTTTCTTAACGTAGGAAAAGggttaaaaacagcataattagATACACTGACAGCAACTTGTGCTCACTGCTGCTTTAACATATTACTTAATATGCATGGTATTGAAAATGCTATTGTACTATGTGTGGCTACAAATAGCGTATTCatttcttaaattcatttattttaaacttcgCATTATTCTCAGAATAGGAAATTTTAAGCTGAAACTGAGAACTTTGTTTTATTAGcctgaaataattttgaaaatgctacaatgctgctcaaaaatattttgaatactcAGCCTGTTCAAATCAAATACTTTTCAGGATTTGAGCGCACCTGTTACTCATTTTCGCATTACTTAATCACATATTTCTGAGATTGATTATTCTAAGCATAATGCCTTACGCCAGTTCAAGTTTCAACGTTTActctgaagaaaaaagaaaaaaagatcgaTATATGACCAATAGCATACAATCAAAAAAGCACGCTTCTCAGACGCACAGAGGGGTTATTGAAAACTTTCTAACTGCATATTTTAAACCGTCGCACCATCTGAGACTAACAACCATTTTACAACGCTAACATATAACAAATCATGATCggtttatactgccgtgtgcaggtatagggcagtaattgcaaatttttcatttttcatttttttgtatttttgtcatctattctactttagctttattgtagaagcttgcttatttggtttccactgaaaaaaaggcgcgaaaaaacgtCTTTTTCCAAGATTTCCCTATagttaatattgaatccgacatacatttcttcaaatatctcgaaaattcatttctgcagatactgtcgtttaccttcACATGGCAGTATATGTATTTGTAGTGCACTTATTTCTGACGTAATTATGTTTATTACAGGTGTACTTAAGCAGCAGAGCCGGGGCTTTTATCGTCAATCGGCTTGGACCAAACGGATTACCCATCGACTATGTCCTTTTCAGAAGATACCTAACATCCTTATTGGATCTCTTGCCGACAAATTTGTGCAGCTGGTACATAGAAACATTTTATCTCGATCGCCATTTTGACCACAGGTTGTATGCAATCAAGCCAAAGTATCACTTGCTGTCGAAAGATCCAATAATTAATGACCACATAGCGTCAAAACTGCTCTCTGGTGCAGTCATTCAGAAAGGAGATATTGAGCAGTTCACTGAAAATGGGGTAATTTTCAGTGGTGAGAACACTGTTACTGAAACTGATGTTGTTGTAATGGCTACTGGATACACATTCgaatttccttttattgaaaatgGCGTTATTATAAAAGATGATGGAATCCTGAATTTGTACAAGTGCATATTTCCACCTCAGTTACAGAATTCTACTTTAGCAATGATTGGTTTTATTCTGCCATTTGGACCAGGTTGGCCTTTGGCGGAACTACAAACTAGGTATGCGGTAAGTGTTTTAGCTGGTAAAAACAAGCTTCCGAAAGAAGCTGAAATGATGGAAGACATCAAAAGACGACATCAGCAAAATTTACTTCGATACTCCCCAAGTGAAAAAATGAGCATTCGTGTTGATTTCGTCCAGTACATGGATGAAATTGCTCAAGAACTTGGAGCAAAACCCAATTTATGGAAACTTATGTTTACAGACTTCAGGTTGTTTTTAAGACTTGTGTTTGGCCCATGTCTCCCATATCAATATAGACTAGATGGACCTTACAAATGGGATGGGGCAAGAGAAGCTTTATTGACTAGTGATGAGCGATTGCATTGGCCACTTCAGCagaagaaaatagaaaagaaaggcTTTTTTGAATCCTTAATTGAGTATGTGCTAAACTTAAtacccaaaaatatatttctttaaaaaaaaaggttataataGAACAGGATTAAAgatttctttcattaaactaaaataaaatttaagctaATTGTTGGTGAactttcaaatattaaatttctgccaaaaatataaaaatatcctgAATTACCTCGACTTTTAGTTTATCTCAAGCAGAATGCGCATTTTAATGcgcaaaatattttgttattcgtcgaaataaaattttattttgtgtttcgtGATTAATTTGTTTAGTATTATTTACtgacagaattttttttgttgcagtATATATCGAttttaaatcaagaaattttcattatattttctttatagCCAACAAGCAGAAACACATCAAAactcttattaaaaaaatttaagtagcATGTTAATTGTTCTATGTaacataattatgtttaaaattgcgttcttaTAACAATGCATTAGTATGCCATTAATATTTCACTGATGTTACTTTTCTCACATGATGCCATTACAAGACCAACAGACAAACATTAATGGTTTTAACCATCATAAAAATACTTAAGAACATTTTTATGAACATTTGTTCAACTAAAAGGAGAGTTTAAAAAGTAGCTTAGATtacaatttttgttgttgttgctgttgttttaaatttaatattcgaGGAGTAAATTACTGAACAAGGGATGAACAAGATTTCAGTTTAGAATCattatgaaatatattattaattGCTTTTAATTACCTTCATACAAATAAATTACTAGTGATCTAATCTCTAGAAGTGTATCGTTCTAAACAGTAGaagctaatttattaatttttcgcaTAAAAGTTTCAAATGCGAAACAAACATTGGAGACAAAACACACAGAAAAATTTTGCCcattttttctgaattaataaataaataaatgcagtttACTTTCTCAGAGAATTTATTTGGTGCATTCAAAGTTCTTTagtatattattattgttgtctttttttgtgaaacattcttaataaactaataaaaactaaaatcttttaAGAAAACGTATGTTCTTGAAggggaagtttgaaaaaaagtttcaagaagTTAGGGGAAGGTTTCCGACAATGAgtcacataacagttttcgattttttaaaaaggaaatgcaactcaaatttcacgttagtTATAGGAACAATATCTCAGTATATTTCTCGTTTAATAATAACATTCAATTTCTTGATAAATATACCCAATAAagaatggaaataaaaaataaaaaattttgcatgtggtccattcatggctaccggttgctatgaatggaccatcgagtttccatcgatggaccactgTCTCAAACTAAAAAATCAATTCGCCACTTACAAACATTTATAACGGGTGATCAATAAACAggacaaataacaataagttgtagacaaaaagatttattttctaaaatgctttattttcgaataaaaggAACATAAAAGAAACCCTAGCGCttacacaacacacagctgttgtcatcgcACCTCGTTCACCACTAGATATTTTCTCAACCTGTGAAAAACTCTTCTTAGCTAATatattttccaccttttttgaactgttgagaattttgttaaatcaattttgaaagttttgttcgacgcaagattgtactccaaaatgttaaaaaacttattaaccattttattcctgaaaccagaagtctcaaactaccagagaattaTAGTACTAGCAGACTTTTTGTCTAAATTAAATCAGAGggccattttatttttctcaGCTTCTTGAAAGGCAAATTCCCTCCATTTTTCGGAAGTCattccaaaaacgtcttctctagcttcaaaatatgattcactatattcctatttcggagggcttatctccAAAATTTCTAATAAGtaactaaggtaacaacaaacatgttttttcttccatgcgactgtttaaagttgctttcaggattCTATATTGTCGGCAAACTTCGTTAAGGTCCATACcactatttctataagctactgtagcacgttacatgctctcactggtctactggccatattttactaatttttgcatttttcgggAACAGCAAAAGTAATTGAAACTGACTCCCAGAAttaatttgtatattttacaCTGAGAGATCTTTCGAATGATCAAGGAAGT contains:
- the LOC129217398 gene encoding flavin-containing monooxygenase 5-like produces the protein MSQKKKRVAVIGGGYCGIVSIASLKEEGLEPVCFEKSSNFGGTWFYREKSTNGQASIMPTTIINHSKEVAAFSNFPPKKEYNNFMRHSEIYQYIAEYVKHNDVERHIQYNMEVIELRRTEDFVDTGRWIVSAKNIVTEQIHTDVYDAVMVCVGHINRPKMAQFPGQENFKGEIMHTHSLKGVERFKGKRIVIVGIGCSGLDAAVELSSVAKQVYLSSRAGAFIVNRLGPNGLPIDYVLFRRYLTSLLDLLPTNLCSWYIETFYLDRHFDHRLYAIKPKYHLLSKDPIINDHIASKLLSGAVIQKGDIEQFTENGVIFSGENTVTETDVVVMATGYTFEFPFIENGVIIKDDGILNLYKCIFPPQLQNSTLAMIGFILPFGPGWPLAELQTRYAVSVLAGKNKLPKEAEMMEDIKRRHQQNLLRYSPSEKMSIRVDFVQYMDEIAQELGAKPNLWKLMFTDFRLFLRLVFGPCLPYQYRLDGPYKWDGAREALLTSDERLHWPLQQKKIEKKGFFESLIEYVLNLIPKNIFL